In Microbacterium sp. SLBN-146, one genomic interval encodes:
- a CDS encoding NAD(P)-dependent alcohol dehydrogenase, translating into MSASVVPPARMTSWLQHRYGGPETVAAETVPVPTPAPGEVLLAVAATALNSGDVRLMRGEPLLVRLFFGLRAPKRPGRGMDVAGTVVAVGSGVEVFAVGDRVVGELPGGGLAEYVVAPADRLVHVPAEVSMTDAATLPIAGGTALQALDAGHVRGGRVLVVGASSGVGTFAVQLAAQRGAEVWALTGARSRTLVEGLGAARTFDYRRVTIDSPELPSSSFDAVVVIAGAARLRSLQRLVRDGGTVVMVSGDGGRVLGPVGRMLRAAVLSIGSRRKVHSLAASPKTDVLRTLLDDVAAGRLAPVVERTWPLADAGAALAHIDAGHAVGKVLVTVE; encoded by the coding sequence ATGTCCGCATCCGTCGTTCCACCCGCCCGCATGACGTCGTGGCTCCAGCATCGCTACGGCGGCCCCGAGACGGTCGCTGCCGAGACGGTGCCCGTGCCGACGCCGGCCCCTGGTGAGGTGCTGCTCGCAGTCGCTGCGACCGCCCTCAACTCCGGCGACGTGCGCCTCATGCGCGGCGAGCCGCTCCTCGTGCGGCTCTTCTTCGGCCTGCGCGCGCCGAAGCGGCCCGGTCGGGGCATGGACGTCGCGGGCACGGTCGTCGCTGTCGGCTCGGGCGTCGAGGTATTCGCCGTCGGCGACCGCGTCGTCGGCGAGCTCCCCGGCGGCGGGCTGGCCGAGTACGTCGTCGCCCCGGCGGACCGACTCGTGCACGTTCCTGCCGAGGTGTCGATGACGGATGCCGCAACGCTCCCCATCGCGGGAGGGACGGCGCTCCAGGCGCTCGACGCCGGACACGTCCGAGGCGGCCGCGTGCTCGTCGTGGGTGCCTCCAGCGGGGTCGGCACCTTCGCCGTGCAACTCGCGGCGCAGCGCGGTGCGGAGGTGTGGGCGCTCACGGGTGCGCGCAGCCGGACTCTCGTCGAGGGACTCGGCGCCGCCCGCACGTTCGACTACCGCCGCGTGACGATCGACTCGCCCGAGCTTCCGTCCTCGTCGTTCGACGCCGTCGTCGTCATCGCGGGGGCCGCGCGCCTCCGGAGCCTCCAGCGCCTCGTCCGCGACGGCGGCACGGTCGTCATGGTGTCAGGTGACGGCGGACGCGTGCTCGGACCCGTCGGGCGGATGCTCCGCGCCGCCGTCCTGTCGATCGGGTCGCGCCGGAAGGTGCACTCCCTCGCGGCATCCCCGAAAACCGATGTCCTCCGCACACTCCTCGACGACGTCGCAGCGGGTCGCCTCGCGCCGGTCGTCGAGCGGACGTGGCCGCTCGCCGATGCGGGGGCGGCGCTCGCCCACATCGATGCGGGCCACGCCGTCGGCAAGGTGCTCGTCACGGTCGAGTGA
- a CDS encoding helix-turn-helix transcriptional regulator yields the protein MVKPTKVTNSIRPLREARGLTQAELARRIGVTRQTLIAIELGRYSPTLELAFQIARVFGVPLDDVFQYPEA from the coding sequence ATGGTCAAGCCCACGAAGGTCACCAACAGCATCCGTCCCCTCCGCGAAGCGCGCGGCCTGACGCAGGCGGAACTCGCGCGGCGCATCGGCGTCACCCGCCAGACCCTCATCGCGATCGAGCTCGGCAGATACTCCCCCACGCTCGAGCTCGCCTTCCAGATCGCCCGCGTCTTCGGGGTGCCCCTCGACGACGTCTTCCAATACCCGGAGGCCTGA